One genomic window of Saccopteryx bilineata isolate mSacBil1 chromosome 4, mSacBil1_pri_phased_curated, whole genome shotgun sequence includes the following:
- the LOC136335448 gene encoding large ribosomal subunit protein eL39-like — MNTITFYIKTGSAPSPLWCVWWILAMSTLKTFRPVRFLAREQAELTPSPWILMKPDNNIRYDSRRRRWRRTQRGCEELYTRQLTRLCCIQMPRH; from the coding sequence ATGAACACAATAACATTTTACATAAAGACGGGATCTGCTCCTTCTCcactgtggtgtgtgtggtggatTCTTGCCATGTCTACTCTCAAGACTTTCAGGCCCGTgcggttcctggccagggaacaagCAGAATTGACTCCTTCCCCATGGATTCTAATGAAACCTGATAATAACATCAGGTATGACTCCAGGAGGCGACGTTGGAGGAGAACCCAGCGGGGCTGTGAGGAACTGTACACGAGACAGCTCACACGGTTGTGCTGTATCCAGATGCCACGTCACTGA